One window of Vicinamibacterales bacterium genomic DNA carries:
- a CDS encoding exo-beta-N-acetylmuramidase NamZ domain-containing protein gives MRHRLITVVAVVVGSVASFTVPARAQARPAAPGLDVKRLALIAGLVNEAIEAKQTPGAVVVVGRGNRVYYQKAFGHRSLQPTVEAMTLDTVFDLASLTKVVATTTSIMMLVEDGRLRLSDRVAAYIPGFERYGKADITIRHLLTHVSGLRPDLDMSMEFASYDEAIARAIEEVPTASPGRRFAYSDINFFLLGEVVHRVSGQSLDQFARTRIFEPLGMRDTMFKPPAALAPRIAPTERCSQYGWPCDQPGGVILRGVVHDPTARRMLGVAGHAGLFSTAADLAIFCQTLINGGRFGATQVLSPLTVARMTSPIVLPGDQFRGLGWDMDSPYSSNRGELLPPGSYGHTGFTGTSLWIDPTSGTWVIFLSNRVHPDGKGDVTPLRGKVASVVGSAIVDRPGEAVRQPRLAGGDFGAAGTAPARPAWTGPVLNGIDVLKADGFAALKGRSIGLVTNHTGRTLGGESTIDLLARAPAVKLVALFSPEHGIRGAVDAEVSSSKDEKTGLPIYSLYGETLRPTPQMLEGIDTMVFDIQDVGVRFYTYETTMAYVMEEAAKRKIRMVVLDRVNPIEGFRIEGPALDKALASFVGYFPTMPVRHGMTMGELARLFNGENKIGADLTVIQVKGYHREQWFDETGQPWINPSPNMRTMNQATLYPGVCLIEGANVSVGRGTDTPFEQIGAPWIDGPKLASDLNARRLPGIRFYPTSFTPSTSKYKDERCQGVFMLVTDREAMRPVRVGIELLAAVRRLHGDRFEIDKTLRLVGSARVVERIKLGDDPAAIAQSWANEEGQWRLLRAKYLIYR, from the coding sequence GTGAGACACCGCCTCATCACCGTCGTGGCTGTTGTGGTCGGGTCGGTCGCGTCGTTCACCGTCCCTGCGCGTGCGCAGGCCAGGCCGGCGGCGCCGGGCCTGGATGTCAAGCGCCTGGCGCTCATCGCCGGTCTCGTGAACGAGGCCATCGAGGCGAAGCAGACCCCGGGCGCGGTCGTCGTCGTCGGGCGCGGCAATCGGGTCTACTACCAGAAGGCGTTTGGACATCGGTCGCTTCAGCCGACGGTCGAAGCGATGACGCTCGACACCGTGTTCGACCTTGCCTCGCTCACCAAGGTCGTCGCGACGACGACCAGCATCATGATGCTCGTCGAAGACGGACGGCTCAGGTTGAGCGACCGCGTGGCGGCCTACATTCCCGGCTTCGAGCGGTACGGCAAGGCCGACATCACGATCAGGCACCTGCTCACGCACGTCTCCGGGCTGCGCCCGGACCTCGACATGTCGATGGAATTCGCGAGCTACGACGAAGCCATCGCGCGGGCCATCGAGGAGGTGCCCACCGCTTCGCCGGGACGACGGTTCGCCTACAGCGATATCAACTTCTTCCTGCTCGGTGAAGTGGTCCACCGGGTCAGCGGCCAGTCGCTCGACCAGTTCGCCAGAACGCGCATCTTCGAACCGCTTGGCATGCGCGACACGATGTTCAAGCCACCCGCGGCTCTCGCCCCGAGGATAGCGCCGACGGAACGTTGCTCGCAGTACGGCTGGCCGTGCGATCAGCCCGGTGGCGTGATCCTGCGCGGCGTCGTCCACGACCCGACGGCGCGTCGGATGCTGGGCGTGGCGGGCCATGCGGGCCTGTTCAGTACTGCGGCCGACCTGGCGATCTTCTGCCAGACACTAATCAACGGCGGGCGGTTCGGGGCGACGCAGGTTCTGTCGCCGCTGACCGTTGCCAGGATGACGAGCCCGATCGTCCTGCCCGGCGACCAGTTCCGGGGCCTCGGCTGGGACATGGACTCGCCGTACTCCTCGAACCGAGGCGAGCTGCTGCCGCCCGGTTCCTACGGGCACACGGGGTTCACCGGAACGTCGCTGTGGATCGATCCGACGAGCGGGACCTGGGTGATCTTCCTGTCCAATCGGGTGCACCCCGACGGCAAGGGGGATGTCACCCCCCTGCGCGGGAAGGTGGCCAGCGTCGTGGGATCGGCCATCGTCGATCGTCCCGGCGAGGCCGTCCGCCAGCCACGCCTGGCCGGTGGCGACTTCGGCGCGGCGGGAACGGCGCCGGCGCGGCCAGCCTGGACCGGGCCGGTCCTCAACGGCATCGACGTGCTGAAAGCCGACGGCTTCGCGGCGTTGAAGGGACGGAGCATTGGCCTGGTCACCAATCACACCGGCCGCACGCTCGGCGGCGAGTCGACGATCGACCTTCTCGCCAGAGCACCGGCCGTGAAGCTCGTGGCGCTGTTCTCGCCGGAGCACGGCATTCGTGGCGCCGTGGATGCGGAGGTTTCGTCGTCCAAGGACGAGAAGACCGGTCTGCCAATCTACTCGCTGTACGGCGAGACGCTGCGGCCGACGCCCCAGATGCTGGAAGGCATCGACACGATGGTCTTCGACATCCAGGACGTCGGCGTTCGCTTCTACACGTACGAGACGACGATGGCGTACGTGATGGAGGAGGCCGCGAAGCGGAAGATCCGGATGGTGGTGCTCGACCGGGTGAACCCGATCGAGGGGTTCAGGATCGAGGGGCCGGCGCTCGACAAGGCGCTGGCCAGCTTTGTCGGCTACTTCCCGACGATGCCCGTGCGACACGGCATGACGATGGGCGAACTTGCGCGGCTGTTCAATGGAGAGAACAAGATCGGGGCGGACCTGACCGTCATCCAGGTCAAAGGCTACCATCGCGAGCAGTGGTTCGACGAGACCGGGCAGCCATGGATCAACCCGTCACCGAACATGCGGACGATGAACCAGGCCACGCTGTATCCGGGGGTCTGCCTGATTGAAGGCGCGAACGTGTCGGTTGGCCGCGGAACGGATACGCCGTTCGAGCAGATCGGCGCGCCCTGGATCGACGGGCCGAAGCTCGCCTCGGATCTGAATGCGCGGCGTCTGCCCGGCATCCGGTTCTACCCGACGTCGTTCACGCCTTCGACGAGCAAGTACAAGGACGAGCGGTGCCAGGGTGTGTTCATGCTGGTGACCGATCGCGAGGCGATGAGGCCGGTGCGTGTGGGCATCGAGCTCCTCGCCGCCGTTCGGAGGTTGCACGGCGACCGGTTCGAGATCGACAAGACACTGCGCCTGGTTGGATCCGCGCGCGTGGTCGAGCGAATCAAGCTTGGTGACGACCCAGCCGCCATCGCCCAGTCGTGGGCCAACGAAGAAGGCCAGTGGCGCCTGCTGCGGGCGAAGTACCTGATTTATCGGTGA
- a CDS encoding DUF420 domain-containing protein, producing MQVSDLPTLNATLNGLSGVLLATGYAMIRRRRISVHRACMIAAFLTSMLFLASYTAYHVQAGSHPFAGTGPVRIVYFAILISHVLLAAAVLPLAVVTLARGLASQFARHVRIARWTLPIWLYVSVTGVVVYLMLYHR from the coding sequence ATGCAGGTTTCCGATCTGCCAACGCTGAATGCGACGCTGAACGGCCTCTCCGGCGTGCTGCTCGCGACCGGCTACGCGATGATCCGACGCCGTCGGATCTCGGTGCACCGCGCGTGCATGATCGCCGCCTTCCTCACGTCGATGCTGTTCCTGGCGTCCTACACGGCGTATCACGTGCAGGCAGGATCGCACCCATTTGCGGGAACGGGACCCGTCAGGATTGTCTACTTCGCGATTCTGATCTCACATGTCCTGCTTGCCGCCGCCGTGCTCCCGCTGGCGGTCGTGACGCTCGCCCGAGGCCTGGCGAGCCAGTTCGCGCGCCACGTCCGCATCGCGCGTTGGACGCTGCCAATCTGGCTCTACGTCAGCGTCACGGGCGTGGTGGTGTACCTGATGCTGTATCACCGATAA
- a CDS encoding sulfatase-like hydrolase/transferase, translated as MATLLLSGAAAQAPRKNLLLITLDTIRADHLGSYGDARAVTPTLDRLAREGVRFADATTQAPLTGPAHAALLTGIYPGRYGVLDNGTTPLPLEAVTLATVLKRAGYQTGGFIGAFILDRAFGFDQGFDEFDSRFDRFVAGDKLKAERTADQVVGPALGWLSRIRRNQPFFAWVHLYDAHAPYAPPAPFNVRFKDRPYDGEIAYVDSAVGRLITRLEAMNVLEQTIVVAVADHGESLGEHGEEDHGFFLYDSVLRIPWIMRMPGRERAGTVVREQVRAIDVMPTVLDVLGIAAPAKLDGESVLPVAKGRPRSNPPLSYAETWYPKLHFGWSELRSARVGEWKFVEAPKPELYDLRVDKVERTNVIERQANVAGRLSTEVRKVADGFGGGTTPQAATPDAETIARLRSLGYVGFVAPGALTGRGPDPKDMAPRLRQFRLLMTAASADLQRNQPAAAVAKLKRALAINDRAYDVHLALGDAYQEQRLFEQAIGEYDAAALLNPATADPPVSAALALMGQGKLDKAKQRLDQAALIEPRSPEIPFTRGRLAEQRGQDGEAMVQYEAAVQANASDPRPRTRLANLAMRQRRYDVAAAQFTALLQLGYEPARSHFGLGRVAEAQGDTTKAGTEYRQALQIDPGLTIARDALARVRKR; from the coding sequence ATGGCCACATTGTTGCTCTCTGGAGCAGCCGCGCAGGCGCCCCGCAAGAACCTGCTGCTGATCACGCTCGATACCATCCGCGCGGACCATCTCGGCAGCTACGGTGATGCGAGGGCCGTCACGCCGACGCTCGACCGCCTCGCGCGCGAAGGTGTCCGATTCGCTGACGCGACCACGCAGGCGCCGCTCACCGGCCCGGCGCACGCGGCCCTGCTGACGGGGATCTATCCGGGCCGGTACGGCGTGCTCGACAACGGCACGACGCCGTTACCGCTCGAGGCCGTCACGCTCGCCACGGTGTTGAAGAGGGCTGGCTATCAGACCGGGGGATTCATCGGCGCCTTCATCCTCGATCGGGCGTTCGGATTCGACCAGGGTTTCGACGAATTCGATTCCCGCTTCGACCGGTTCGTCGCGGGCGACAAGTTGAAGGCCGAGCGAACAGCCGATCAGGTCGTGGGTCCGGCACTCGGGTGGCTGAGCCGTATCCGGCGCAACCAGCCCTTCTTCGCGTGGGTGCACCTGTACGATGCGCACGCGCCCTATGCTCCTCCTGCACCGTTCAACGTTCGCTTCAAAGATCGGCCGTACGACGGCGAGATCGCGTACGTGGACAGCGCCGTCGGTCGCCTGATCACCAGGCTCGAAGCGATGAACGTGCTCGAGCAGACGATCGTCGTCGCTGTCGCGGACCACGGTGAAAGCCTCGGCGAACACGGCGAAGAGGATCACGGCTTCTTCCTCTACGACTCGGTGCTGCGCATCCCGTGGATCATGCGGATGCCCGGCCGCGAGCGGGCCGGTACGGTCGTGAGGGAACAGGTGCGGGCGATCGATGTGATGCCGACGGTTCTCGATGTGCTCGGCATTGCCGCTCCAGCCAAACTCGACGGCGAGAGCGTGTTGCCGGTCGCAAAGGGACGCCCTCGTTCGAATCCGCCGCTTTCGTACGCGGAAACCTGGTATCCAAAGCTCCACTTCGGCTGGAGCGAGCTCCGCTCGGCGCGCGTCGGCGAGTGGAAGTTCGTCGAGGCTCCGAAGCCCGAGCTGTACGACCTCCGGGTCGACAAGGTCGAGCGAACGAATGTCATCGAGCGCCAGGCCAATGTCGCGGGCCGGCTGAGCACCGAGGTCCGCAAGGTGGCCGACGGCTTCGGAGGCGGGACGACACCGCAGGCGGCGACGCCAGACGCCGAAACCATCGCACGACTGCGAAGCCTGGGCTACGTCGGGTTCGTCGCACCTGGAGCGCTGACGGGACGCGGTCCGGATCCGAAGGACATGGCGCCAAGGTTGCGACAATTCAGGCTGCTCATGACCGCCGCGTCCGCGGATCTGCAGCGTAATCAACCGGCGGCGGCGGTCGCGAAACTGAAGCGGGCGCTCGCCATCAACGACCGCGCGTACGACGTTCATCTCGCCCTGGGAGACGCCTATCAGGAACAACGCCTCTTCGAACAGGCGATCGGCGAGTACGACGCGGCCGCGCTGCTCAATCCCGCCACCGCGGATCCGCCCGTCTCCGCAGCGCTGGCGCTCATGGGCCAGGGAAAACTCGACAAGGCGAAGCAGCGCCTCGACCAGGCCGCGCTCATCGAGCCCCGCTCACCGGAGATTCCGTTCACCCGCGGTCGTCTCGCCGAACAGCGTGGACAGGACGGCGAGGCCATGGTGCAGTACGAGGCGGCGGTGCAGGCCAACGCCTCAGACCCCCGCCCGCGAACCAGGCTCGCCAATCTCGCCATGCGTCAGAGACGGTACGATGTGGCCGCCGCGCAGTTCACCGCACTCCTCCAACTTGGCTATGAGCCAGCGCGTTCGCACTTCGGCCTCGGACGCGTCGCCGAAGCTCAGGGCGACACGACGAAGGCCGGCACCGAATACCGCCAGGCCCTTCAGATCGACCCAGGCCTGACCATCGCGCGAGACGCGCTGGCCCGAGTCCGGAAACGGTAG
- a CDS encoding sulfatase-like hydrolase/transferase, with protein MIALVAGVLLPIVAIVLWFRGPRSEPPAPIILISIDTLRADHLPAYGYTKVKTPAIDALAADGVLFEHAYAHSPQTLPSHAAILTGQLPFETGVRDNIGFTLRDDQPTLAAMLRDRGYATGGVVSAFVLRKETGIARGFDFFDGDMPPAAPDMPMGMVQRSGSDSLGVAERWMQNLSSSRFFLFFHVYDPHTPYSPPERFARYAPYDGEIAYTDEVVGQLVAWLKARGWYDPALIVFLSDHGEGLGDHGELEHGLFLYDSTIRVPLIVKMPGGAARGRRIPVPVQHIDLVPTVLDWLGIAPSRSLRGRSLRPLLAGSHSMPAEGGFYAEAFYGRYHFGWSELYSLTDARFRFIKAPHPELYDLQNDRGETRNLAAARPQVVTATRAALDRLLAGAKVQAPGIVSNEDLERLQALGYVGTHATIPLDSPGDSLPDPKDKAPTLEKFRKAITASASRDYDQSILLMREVLADSPTMKDGWLQLGVSLVRSGRLSEALDAFKRLVEADPADANSFVSTGGVLLSLGRLGEAQANAEMALSKSLASDRRAKTSAYELLVKVALERKDLGAARRAATLSQQADPAFPLQSFVEGAILHSSREFEQALPRFQDTARRVQGQAFAIPELYFYLGDTFANLGREEEAIAAFREELRLFPLNARARTSLAMLYRAGGRNADAEREIDALVRSVPTPEGYAMAAKTWSIFGETGRANAVRAEAARRFAKK; from the coding sequence TTGATTGCCCTCGTTGCCGGCGTGCTGCTTCCGATCGTCGCAATCGTGCTCTGGTTCCGCGGGCCGCGTTCGGAACCTCCTGCACCAATCATCCTGATCTCCATCGACACGCTGCGGGCGGACCACCTGCCTGCCTATGGTTATACCAAGGTGAAGACGCCGGCGATCGATGCGCTCGCGGCCGACGGCGTCCTGTTCGAGCATGCCTACGCGCACTCACCGCAGACGTTGCCGTCCCACGCGGCCATCCTGACCGGCCAGTTGCCGTTCGAAACCGGCGTGCGCGACAACATCGGGTTCACGCTTCGAGACGATCAGCCGACGCTTGCCGCCATGCTGCGAGATCGCGGTTACGCGACGGGCGGCGTGGTCTCGGCCTTTGTGCTCCGGAAGGAGACTGGCATCGCGCGCGGCTTCGACTTCTTCGACGGCGACATGCCGCCGGCAGCCCCGGATATGCCGATGGGCATGGTGCAGCGCAGCGGGAGCGATTCGCTGGGGGTCGCGGAGCGCTGGATGCAGAACCTGTCGTCCTCGAGGTTCTTTCTCTTCTTTCACGTCTACGACCCCCACACCCCGTATTCGCCGCCCGAGCGTTTTGCGCGGTACGCGCCCTACGACGGCGAGATTGCCTACACCGATGAGGTCGTCGGCCAACTCGTCGCCTGGCTGAAGGCACGTGGCTGGTACGACCCGGCGCTGATCGTCTTCCTGTCCGATCACGGCGAAGGCTTGGGCGATCATGGCGAGCTCGAGCACGGCCTGTTCCTCTACGACTCCACGATCCGTGTGCCGCTCATCGTCAAGATGCCGGGCGGCGCCGCGCGGGGGCGGCGCATTCCTGTGCCCGTGCAGCACATCGACCTCGTGCCGACGGTGCTCGACTGGCTTGGCATCGCGCCGTCGCGCTCGCTTCGCGGGCGGTCACTGCGGCCGCTCCTGGCCGGCAGCCATTCGATGCCGGCCGAGGGCGGGTTCTACGCCGAAGCCTTCTACGGTCGCTACCATTTCGGCTGGAGTGAGCTGTACTCGCTGACCGATGCGCGCTTTCGGTTCATCAAGGCTCCTCATCCCGAGCTCTATGATCTTCAGAACGATCGCGGCGAAACGCGGAACCTCGCGGCCGCGAGGCCGCAGGTCGTCACGGCCACGCGCGCCGCGCTCGACCGGCTGCTGGCCGGGGCCAAGGTCCAGGCGCCCGGAATCGTGTCGAACGAGGACCTCGAGCGGCTGCAGGCGCTGGGCTACGTCGGGACACACGCCACCATCCCGCTCGACAGCCCGGGTGACTCGCTCCCCGACCCCAAAGACAAGGCGCCAACCCTGGAGAAGTTCCGCAAGGCCATTACGGCGTCTGCCTCGCGCGACTACGACCAGTCGATCCTCCTGATGCGCGAGGTCCTCGCCGACAGCCCGACGATGAAGGACGGGTGGCTGCAGCTCGGGGTGTCACTCGTGCGTTCGGGCCGGCTTTCCGAGGCGCTCGACGCGTTCAAGCGGCTGGTTGAAGCCGATCCGGCCGACGCCAACAGTTTCGTCAGCACGGGCGGCGTCCTCTTGTCGCTCGGTCGCCTGGGCGAGGCGCAGGCGAACGCCGAGATGGCGCTGAGCAAATCGCTCGCGTCGGATCGGCGTGCGAAGACCTCGGCGTACGAGCTGCTGGTCAAAGTGGCACTGGAGCGGAAGGATCTCGGCGCCGCCCGGCGAGCAGCCACGCTGTCGCAGCAGGCGGACCCGGCGTTTCCGCTTCAGAGCTTCGTTGAAGGCGCCATCCTCCACTCGAGCCGCGAGTTCGAACAGGCTCTACCCCGGTTCCAGGACACGGCCCGGCGCGTGCAGGGGCAGGCGTTTGCGATTCCGGAGCTCTACTTCTATCTCGGTGACACGTTTGCCAACCTGGGCCGCGAAGAAGAGGCGATTGCGGCATTCCGGGAAGAGCTGCGGCTGTTCCCGCTGAACGCCCGAGCGCGGACGAGCCTGGCGATGCTGTACCGCGCCGGCGGGCGCAACGCCGATGCGGAAAGGGAGATCGACGCGCTGGTGCGCTCGGTGCCAACGCCCGAGGGCTACGCCATGGCCGCCAAGACATGGTCCATCTTCGGCGAGACCGGCCGCGCCAACGCGGTGCGCGCGGAAGCGGCGAGACGATTCGCCAAGAAGTGA
- a CDS encoding sulfatase-like hydrolase/transferase, producing MPPTPEAVRRADTAPPRRAHWRYRIVVGLIVLAIVGAAAAGWWYARSSTPAFGPVIIVTIDSVRADHLPAYGYAKVKTPALDALAADGIVFERAFAHSPLTLPSHVSILSGQLPFQTGVRDDVGFTLPSNVALLPQLLRRRGFKTGGVVSTFLLRRDTGLGQAFGFFDDEFSRTATDAPAPVVRDGIESVKVAERWVDLIKTQRFFLFLQINGPQAPYTPPQRFARYRGYDGEIAHADESLGRLIQFLKDRDLYDPAVIVVLSDHGEELGDHGEQEHGLFLYDSTIHTPLIVKMPTQAGAGRRSNVLVQHVDLVPTILDMMGAPRAPSVRGRSVRHVLDSADATMPDREVYAESWYGRFHFGWSELTSLSSGRYRYVKAPRPELYDMLQDRNDQRNIIESQVAAASSLRAALDRLLAAGQAPPQEAPGPARSMPEPEVLRRIESLGTITITADVAADVPSEQLPDPKDRRGVVEKYREALRLEARGDMARAISAWREVVRIDPGAGQAWERLGTLLVTEGQFADAGVALERFTRQAPDAGRAQTAEALVRDLLKESPTADRYALAIRVWLASGDRDEAADLRTRGRKAVGVAALRRAEAIQKPAK from the coding sequence ATGCCACCCACACCCGAGGCCGTTCGACGAGCCGACACTGCCCCGCCACGGCGCGCGCACTGGCGTTACCGGATCGTCGTCGGGCTGATCGTTCTCGCCATCGTCGGTGCGGCGGCGGCCGGCTGGTGGTACGCGCGATCGTCCACGCCCGCCTTCGGTCCGGTCATCATCGTCACGATCGATTCGGTGCGTGCCGACCATCTGCCGGCCTACGGTTACGCGAAGGTCAAGACACCGGCGCTCGACGCACTCGCTGCGGACGGGATCGTGTTCGAGCGCGCCTTCGCTCACTCGCCGCTGACGCTGCCGTCGCACGTGTCCATCCTGTCCGGCCAGTTGCCGTTCCAGACCGGCGTGCGGGACGACGTGGGGTTCACGCTGCCGTCGAATGTGGCGCTGCTGCCGCAGCTCCTGCGCCGGCGCGGATTCAAGACCGGCGGCGTGGTTTCGACATTTCTCCTGCGCCGCGACACCGGCCTGGGCCAGGCATTTGGATTCTTCGACGACGAGTTCTCGAGGACAGCCACCGACGCGCCGGCCCCGGTCGTCAGAGACGGCATCGAGTCGGTGAAGGTGGCCGAGCGCTGGGTGGATTTGATCAAGACACAGCGCTTCTTCCTCTTCCTGCAGATCAACGGTCCGCAGGCACCCTATACGCCGCCGCAGCGATTCGCGAGATACCGGGGGTACGACGGCGAGATTGCGCACGCGGACGAGAGCCTCGGTCGGCTGATTCAGTTCCTGAAGGATCGCGATCTCTACGACCCGGCGGTCATTGTCGTCCTGTCGGACCACGGCGAGGAACTGGGCGACCACGGTGAGCAGGAACACGGCCTGTTTCTGTACGACTCGACCATCCACACTCCGCTCATCGTGAAGATGCCGACTCAGGCGGGCGCCGGCCGGCGCAGCAACGTTCTCGTTCAGCATGTCGATCTGGTGCCGACGATTCTGGATATGATGGGCGCCCCGCGTGCCCCGTCGGTCCGCGGCCGATCGGTGCGGCACGTGCTCGATTCGGCTGACGCCACGATGCCGGACCGGGAGGTGTACGCGGAGTCGTGGTACGGCCGATTCCACTTCGGATGGAGCGAGCTGACGTCACTGAGCAGCGGACGCTACCGCTACGTCAAGGCACCGCGGCCGGAGCTGTACGACATGCTGCAGGACCGGAACGACCAGCGGAACATCATCGAGAGCCAGGTTGCGGCGGCCTCGTCGCTTCGCGCCGCGCTCGACCGCCTCCTCGCCGCCGGGCAGGCGCCCCCCCAGGAAGCGCCTGGCCCCGCGCGCTCGATGCCCGAACCAGAGGTTTTGCGCCGTATCGAGTCGCTCGGCACGATCACCATCACGGCAGACGTCGCGGCGGATGTGCCATCTGAACAACTGCCGGACCCGAAGGACCGGCGTGGCGTCGTCGAGAAGTACCGCGAGGCACTGCGCTTGGAGGCCAGGGGCGACATGGCGCGAGCGATTTCCGCCTGGCGCGAGGTGGTGAGGATCGATCCCGGCGCCGGCCAGGCCTGGGAGCGCCTGGGTACGCTGCTCGTCACAGAGGGCCAGTTCGCGGATGCAGGTGTGGCGCTCGAACGCTTCACGAGACAGGCGCCCGACGCTGGCCGCGCCCAGACCGCCGAGGCGCTCGTCCGCGATCTCCTGAAGGAGTCTCCCACCGCGGATCGCTACGCTCTCGCGATTCGCGTCTGGTTGGCAAGCGGCGACAGAGACGAGGCGGCTGATCTTCGCACTCGAGGGCGCAAGGCCGTCGGCGTGGCTGCGCTCCGCAGAGCTGAAGCCATCCAGAAACCTGCGAAGTAG
- a CDS encoding ABC transporter permease, producing MLLASYTLWLREVVRFCRQRSRIVGALGSPLVFWFLIGSGLNRSFQGGPAMPLQGGYLEYFYPGTLALILLFTAIFSTISIVEDRQEGFLQGVLVAPVPRTAIVLGKILGSTTLALGQGVIFLALAPLAHVTIHLADVPALVGVMFLVSFGLSGLGFLVAWWLDSTQGFHAIMNIFLIPLWILSGALFPASGAAAWVRWLMFANPLTYGVSALRRMFYDQPLGAEPSLAVSMGVVTLFAVVMLGAGGVAVRRQK from the coding sequence ATGCTCCTCGCTTCCTATACGCTCTGGCTGCGTGAGGTCGTTCGCTTCTGCCGGCAACGCAGCCGTATTGTCGGCGCGCTCGGCTCGCCACTGGTGTTCTGGTTCCTGATTGGCTCCGGGCTGAACCGATCGTTCCAGGGCGGACCGGCGATGCCGCTACAGGGCGGATATCTCGAGTATTTCTATCCGGGCACGCTCGCGCTGATTCTGCTCTTCACGGCCATCTTCTCGACGATCTCCATCGTCGAGGACCGGCAGGAGGGATTCCTGCAGGGCGTGCTCGTCGCGCCGGTGCCGCGGACGGCCATCGTGCTGGGCAAGATTCTCGGCAGCACGACGCTGGCTCTCGGCCAGGGCGTGATCTTTCTCGCGCTTGCCCCGCTCGCACACGTCACGATTCACCTGGCGGATGTGCCGGCGCTCGTCGGCGTGATGTTCCTCGTGTCCTTCGGGCTGTCCGGTCTCGGATTCCTCGTCGCCTGGTGGCTCGACTCGACGCAGGGCTTTCACGCGATCATGAACATCTTCCTGATCCCGCTTTGGATTCTATCTGGCGCGCTGTTCCCGGCGTCGGGTGCCGCCGCGTGGGTGCGCTGGCTGATGTTCGCGAACCCCCTGACATACGGAGTGTCGGCCCTGCGCCGGATGTTCTACGATCAGCCGCTCGGCGCGGAACCTTCGCTGGCCGTCTCGATGGGAGTGGTCACGCTGTTTGCGGTCGTAATGCTGGGCGCGGGCGGAGTGGCCGTTCGCAGACAGAAATAG
- a CDS encoding ABC transporter ATP-binding protein, whose protein sequence is MRHRYESRMALDGVTLQVAAGEIFGLLGPNGGGKSTLFKIVSTLLAPSEGSVQVFGDDVVRDAAAVRRHLGVVFQKPALDGRLTVSENLRHQGHLYGLRGDRLARRIAGVLARVGLSDRGRDLVGTLSGGLQRRAEVAKALLHEPRALVLDEPSTGLDPSVRRDIWDDLERLRDQEGTTVLLTTHLMDEAAGCDRVGILDEGRLVALGTPTSLTDAIGGDVVLVTARNAAGLAPRIRDRFGVGADLVGDKVRIERDRAHAFVTELVESFPGEIDAISFGRPTLEDVFVHYTGKRLD, encoded by the coding sequence GTGCGCCACCGTTACGAATCGCGCATGGCGCTCGATGGCGTGACCTTGCAGGTCGCGGCCGGCGAGATCTTCGGCCTCCTGGGCCCGAACGGCGGTGGCAAGTCCACGCTGTTCAAGATCGTCTCGACGCTGCTCGCTCCATCCGAAGGCTCCGTGCAGGTGTTTGGCGACGACGTTGTCCGCGACGCCGCGGCCGTCCGCCGACACCTGGGCGTGGTCTTTCAGAAGCCCGCTCTCGACGGCCGGTTGACCGTCAGCGAGAATCTGCGCCACCAGGGGCACCTCTACGGTCTTCGTGGCGATCGGCTCGCCAGGCGGATCGCCGGCGTCCTCGCGCGAGTCGGGCTCTCCGACCGCGGCCGTGATCTCGTTGGCACACTGTCGGGTGGCCTGCAGCGGCGCGCCGAGGTGGCAAAAGCGCTCCTCCACGAGCCGCGAGCGCTCGTGCTCGACGAGCCGAGTACCGGCCTCGACCCGTCGGTCCGCCGTGACATCTGGGACGATCTCGAGCGCCTGCGCGATCAGGAAGGAACGACCGTGCTCCTGACCACGCATCTCATGGACGAGGCTGCTGGCTGCGACCGCGTTGGCATTCTGGACGAGGGACGCCTCGTGGCGCTTGGTACGCCAACCTCGCTGACCGACGCAATTGGAGGCGACGTCGTCCTCGTGACCGCCCGGAATGCCGCTGGCTTGGCGCCGCGGATCCGCGATCGATTCGGCGTCGGCGCCGATCTGGTTGGTGACAAGGTGCGGATCGAGCGGGACCGGGCGCATGCGTTCGTCACGGAGCTCGTGGAGAGTTTCCCGGGCGAGATCGACGCCATCAGCTTTGGCAGGCCGACGCTCGAAGACGTGTTCGTGCACTATACGGGCAAGCGGCTCGACTAG